AACTGAAACGAGAGTTCAATAGGGAAGTGAAATACAAATCGGGCTACTACTTCAAAATTTTTGAGGCGGCAGCCTGTATTGAACTCTGCTACCGAATGTGGGACTTATGACTACTACAAATATGAAAAATTACGCCATTCTATCCAAGAAAACATACATCGATGAAAACGGTGAAGAAAAAATAAGCTGGTACAGGGCAGGACATATTAAGGAACTTGCAACAGGTGCCAGGTATCTTGTCCTATACCATCAGCCTGACACGGAATTTAAGATTGTGGAAAGTGAAGGGAATACAAAATAATAAAACAGATAAGAAATCAAACTGAATACAAGTTCATTTTTCTAAAAAAGAACAGGATGCTCTATCTACTCAGTCAAAAGCACTAAACAGCAAGTGTTGGAATATTGACAAAATATATGACTGGTGAGTTATATTCCTTACTTTCAGGTCAAGTAGTGACTATTGCAGTTATATCAAAAAAAACAACTCTTAAGGAGTTGTTTTTTTTGAACTTTTAGAAAGCAGAAATTCGAGTGTCTTGGGGTTATTCTATTTCAGTCTTATGTTGATGCAAGTATTGAAATACTATAGGCATAATGAATTCTGATAACAATCTTTTCTGTAATTTTCACTTTCAGGTTTCCCTGGCAAAGGTTTCAAAATGTTGAAGGAAGAAACTTGGGTGTAAAGCTATGATGTGTAATAAAATTTAATTTTTATCGTTATCAACGTATGCGCGTTCCTAAAAATTACTTGTTGTTCATAATTTGTCTAGTAATTGCATGTAGTCTTATCTCGTGTAAATCAGAGAAAATCGACTGTTTATGCTTTTCGACACCTTCGTTCCCTGTTTATATAACTAATTATAGTTCGATTGACTCAAATCATTTATATCTTGTAACAATCAGTGGTGTAAACGGGGTGGTTGTAGATAGCTTATATATTGGTAATAGATTTAAATCATTGGTAGACTCGAATGGAAAACAAATCTACCAATTTCAATTTAATGAAGCTGACGAATTTTATAAAGGCTCAGATCTTTCAGGTTTTAACTATCTTTTTATTAATCTAGATTCAAATTTTATTGATACACTTCAAAATATTAGTTGGGATACTGAAAGAACCACATCAAATTGTAAGACAAGGGAAAACAAAGATTGCGAGCGAATGTTTAATATATCATTTGAACATGATGGGCAAAAATATTCACCATTAGAAAAAAGATATTTTCTGTGGTAGCTATCTAATTAATGTAAAAGACCCGCTTTGAGCAAGAAATCTCTCCCCTAAAACATATACTTGTGAGTACCGTAAAAGAAAAAAATACACACCCTCAGGACAGTCTATGTTTTTGAATGTGCCATCCCATCCTAAATCATATTGGTTCGACTCAAATAATAACTCACCCCATCGATTATATACTGACATGCTATAAAAGTTAACATTATTTATTAAAGGCTTAAAGAATTGATTTATATTGTCTTTGTGCCCAGGACTGAAAGCATTGGGTATATATGCTGGGAATATGCAGCCATCAAATAAAGTAACACTATCAGCATATTTGCAATCATTATAATCTGTAACTTCTACTGTATACAAATTTGGTGAATAAGCGGTAATAACTTGCGTAGTTTCTTTGTTCGGATACCATAGAAACGATTTTAAAAGTGGAGCCGAAAGTGTATATGATCTGTCTTCAAAGCAAATACTAGTGTCACGCCCTAAATCAAAAAGGGGAGGTTGATAAAGACGTATATTAATTGATTTCTTTATCACGCATCCATGATTTGTAATGGTCACAAAATACATCCCTGTGTCGTTGATCGCAATTTGATTTGTTTGGTTGCCTGTTGACCAGATATAATTATTATCTGTTGAATCAACTGAAGCAGAAATAAAAATGGTTTCACCTATACATTTAATTGTATCACTTGGCATTGAAACAATAGGTTTTTCAACAGGATAGATTCTTATATTATAAGAGGAATCGAGGGTATGTAAGTAAATAATAGTAAGGCTGTCTATTTTTAGCCAAATAGAGTCGTTAAGACTCAATGTATCAATCTTTTCTGAGGATGAAGACCATACACAATTAGAATATAGAGTATGTAATAGTATTGAATCACCCGAACAGATTATGGTGTCTGTACATAAAATAGGTTCAATTTCTTTAATAGAGACAGCATCAATAAAAGCGTATGGGATATGTTTATTAACAATCGTATCCAATGGGGTGGGAAGCTGTGAGTCAGAAAACATTCCTATAGTTAGCCATCGCTCACCACCGGATGAGGAAAAGACACCTTTGATTTCTTTCCATCCATTTGTATTTATTATGGTTTCAGGTGAATAAATTTGAGGTTCTATTTGAGGTATAAATCTACAGCATTGTGTGTCTGGATAGGAAATATAGTTTGTATCTAGTTGTTTTGATACATATGCCCCAAAGTGACTGTATGAAAAGCCACTGCAATCGTTCAAGGCGATATTAAAACTAACGACATATTTCTTGTTCTTATGAAGTGGTTTTAATAATTGTACCTGAATATATTCGAGAATGTTAGGTGTATTTCCTTGCTTTTTTCCTAACGCAATTCCTACGTATGCTTCCCCATCTTTGGCAATGAGATGATTTGTACAAGGAAAGAATCTAGTATTAAAGGGAGCTGAACTACTAGGATTACTGCTGCATGGATGAAAATAATCTGGAGTTTGAAAATTAGGACTATACCAATCTTTGACCATTGACCCAAAATCTCTCCATTGTACTGAGTTGAATGGACACATGTGTTTTTCTTCAAAACTAGGATTGGGTACCAAGTTTTGTGACAACCCGATATAACCATTCAGA
This sequence is a window from Bacteroidota bacterium. Protein-coding genes within it:
- a CDS encoding gliding motility-associated C-terminal domain-containing protein, translated to MKFYIVLLILLNGYIGLSQNLVPNPSFEEKHMCPFNSVQWRDFGSMVKDWYSPNFQTPDYFHPCSSNPSSSAPFNTRFFPCTNHLIAKDGEAYVGIALGKKQGNTPNILEYIQVQLLKPLHKNKKYVVSFNIALNDCSGFSYSHFGAYVSKQLDTNYISYPDTQCCRFIPQIEPQIYSPETIINTNGWKEIKGVFSSSGGERWLTIGMFSDSQLPTPLDTIVNKHIPYAFIDAVSIKEIEPILCTDTIICSGDSILLHTLYSNCVWSSSSEKIDTLSLNDSIWLKIDSLTIIYLHTLDSSYNIRIYPVEKPIVSMPSDTIKCIGETIFISASVDSTDNNYIWSTGNQTNQIAINDTGMYFVTITNHGCVIKKSINIRLYQPPLFDLGRDTSICFEDRSYTLSAPLLKSFLWYPNKETTQVITAYSPNLYTVEVTDYNDCKYADSVTLFDGCIFPAYIPNAFSPGHKDNINQFFKPLINNVNFYSMSVYNRWGELLFESNQYDLGWDGTFKNIDCPEGVYFFLLRYSQVYVLGERFLAQSGSFTLIR